The proteins below come from a single Aquarana catesbeiana isolate 2022-GZ linkage group LG12, ASM4218655v1, whole genome shotgun sequence genomic window:
- the LOC141114285 gene encoding olfactory receptor 5AS1-like, protein MCGKNYTKVSEFVLLGFGNLDKINVVMFIVFLIIFKVTITGNLLIIVLVSITPALQTPMYYLLSHLSFSDLLMSTNILPNMLGGFLFGKQIITYCGCITQLYFFSATTITECLLLAVMSYDRYLAICNPLRYYSIMDMMFCVNLSVWPWLLGFTLNLIGVFTVSDFDFCADNVIDHFYCDLSPLQKLSCSDTSLLELESILYSIPTFISPCGFIIVTYICIFHTIFSILSKTGKQKAFSTCSSHLLVVGTFYGALIVKYMIPSKGHSLIINKIASLLHTVFTPLFNPIIYSLKNQDIRKALQKLS, encoded by the coding sequence ATGTGTGGAAAGAATTATACAAAAGTCTCAGAATTTGTTCTTCTGGGATTTGGAAACCTTGACAAAATAAATGTTGTAATGTTTATAGTCTTCCTAATCATCTTTAAAGTCACTATCACAGGAAATcttctgatcattgtattagtatcCATCACCCCAGCCCTTCAGACACCCATGTATTATCTCCTGAGTCATCTCTCATTTTCAGACCTGTTGATGTCAACCAACATTCTTCCAAACATGCTTGGCGGTTTTCTTTTTGGGAAGCAAATAATTACTTACTGTGGCTGCATCACACAACTTTATTTTTTCAGCGCTACAACCATTACAGAATGTCTCCTCCTCGCAGTCATGTCCTATGATCGGTACTTGGCCATCTGTAACCCTTTGAGATATTACAGCATCATGGACATGATGTTTTGTGTCAATCTTTCGGTTTGGCCATGGCTGTTGGGTTTTACATTAAATCTTATAGGCGTTTTTACTGTATCAGATTTTGACTTTTGTGCTGATAATGTCATTGACCATTTCTACTGTGACCTCTCCCCTCTTCAGAAGCTCTCTTGTTCAGACACCTCTTTGCTTGAACTTGAATCTATCCTCTATTCCATACCAACATTTATTTCTCCATGTGGTTTTATTATTGTGACGTACATATGCATCTTTCATACTATTTTCAGCATACTGTCCAAAACAGGCAAACAGAAAGCTTTTTCAACCTGCAGTTCTCACCTTCTTGTGGTGGGGACATTTTATGGGGCACTGATAGTTAAATACATGATACCCTCTAAAGGACACTCTTTGATTATCAATAAGATTGCATCTTTACTTCACACTGTGTTTACTCCTTTATTTAACCCTATTATATATAGTCTGAAGAACCAAGATATTAGGAAAGCACTTCAAAAACTTTCTTAG
- the LOC141114284 gene encoding olfactory receptor 5AS1-like, translating to MCGKNYTKISEFVLLGFGNLDNINVVMFIIFLIIFKVTITGNLLIIVLVSITPALQTPMYYFLSHLSFSDLLMSTNILPNMLGGFLFGEQIITYCGCITQLYFFCGITITECLLLAVMSYDRYLAICNPLRYYSIMNMMFCVNLSVWPWLLGFTSNLIGVLTISNLDLCADNVIDHFYCDLSPLQKLSCSDTSLLELESILYSIPTFISPCGFIIVTYICIFHTIFSILSKTGKQKAFSTCSSHLLVVGTFYGALIVKYMIPSKGHSLIINKIASLLHTVFTPLFNPIIYSLKNQDIRKALQKLS from the coding sequence ATGTGTGGAAAGAATTATACAAAAATCTCAGAATTTGTTCTTCTAGGATTTGGAAACCTTGACAATATAAATGTTGTAATGTTTATAATCTTCCTAATCATCTTTAAAGTCACTATCACAGGAAATcttctgatcattgtattagtatcCATCACCCCAGCCCTTCAGACACCCATGTATTATTTCCTAAGTCATCTCTCATTTTCAGACCTGTTGATGTCAACTAACATTCTTCCAAACATGCTTGGCGGTTTTCTTTTTGGGGAGCAAATAATTACTTACTGTGGCTGCATCACACAACTTTATTTTTTCTGTGGTATAACCATTACAGAATGTCTCCTCCTCGCAGTCATGTCCTATGATCGGTACTTGGCCATCTGTAACCCTTTGAGATATTACAGTATCATGAACATGATGTTTTGTGTCAATCTTTCGGTTTGGCCATGGCTGTTGGGTTTTACATCAAATCTTATAGGCGTTTTGACTATATCAAATTTAGATTTATGTGCTGATAATGTCATTGACCATTTCTACTGTGACCTCTCCCCTCTTCAGAAGCTCTCTTGTTCAGACACCTCTTTGCTTGAACTTGAATCTATCCTCTATTCCATACCAACATTTATTTCTCCATGTGGTTTTATTATTGTGACGTACATATGCATCTTTCATACTATTTTCAGCATACTGTCCAAAACAGGCAAACAGAAAGCTTTTTCAACCTGCAGTTCTCACCTTCTTGTGGTGGGGACATTTTATGGGGCACTGATAGTTAAATACATGATACCCTCTAAAGGACACTCTTTGATTATCAATAAGATTGCATCTTTACTTCACACTGTGTTTACTCCTTTATTTAACCCTATTATATATAGTCTGAAGAACCAAGATATTAGGAAAGCACTTCAAAAACTTTCTTAG